Proteins found in one Paenibacillus dendritiformis genomic segment:
- the murQ gene encoding N-acetylmuramic acid 6-phosphate etherase, whose translation MDEYLAGLTTEAINPETAAIDECTTEQMLRLMNEQDASVPQAVAAEIPQIVKAVNSLHQVLKHGGRMFYVGAGSSGRMGVLDASECPPTFGTDPELVQGHIAGGDTALRWAVEGYEDNAEEGVALIESCGVTDKDAVVGITASGSARFVIAALKKAREIGATTIGVVNNKQSLLESVCDICISPVVGPEVIMGSTRLKAGTAQKLVLNMLTTCTMVKLGKTYNNLMVDLKASNIKLRDRSVRIIQAATGVDAGTAATYLESASMNCKLAIMMIKTGLDAAAAEQALEQCEGSLKKAIGMFTKVV comes from the coding sequence ATGGATGAGTATCTAGCGGGTCTAACGACGGAAGCAATCAATCCTGAGACAGCGGCCATTGATGAATGCACGACCGAGCAAATGCTCCGCCTCATGAACGAGCAGGATGCGAGCGTTCCGCAAGCGGTTGCGGCTGAAATTCCGCAAATTGTGAAAGCGGTTAATTCACTTCATCAAGTGCTCAAACATGGTGGAAGGATGTTTTACGTCGGTGCTGGATCTTCAGGAAGAATGGGCGTCCTCGACGCTTCGGAATGTCCGCCCACGTTCGGAACCGACCCTGAGCTGGTGCAAGGACATATTGCCGGGGGAGACACTGCGCTGCGATGGGCCGTAGAAGGCTATGAAGACAATGCGGAGGAGGGGGTTGCATTAATCGAGAGTTGCGGCGTGACAGACAAGGATGCGGTTGTCGGGATTACGGCGAGCGGAAGCGCTCGATTTGTCATCGCAGCCTTGAAGAAGGCGCGGGAGATCGGGGCGACGACCATCGGCGTCGTCAATAACAAGCAATCCTTGCTGGAGAGCGTCTGCGATATCTGCATTTCACCTGTTGTAGGACCGGAAGTCATTATGGGATCGACCCGATTGAAAGCGGGTACAGCACAGAAGCTGGTTCTGAACATGCTTACTACTTGTACGATGGTAAAGCTGGGCAAGACGTATAACAACTTAATGGTCGATTTGAAGGCGAGCAATATCAAGCTGCGAGATCGGTCCGTACGGATAATACAGGCAGCTACAGGCGTTGATGCGGGTACCGCTGCCACGTATTTAGAAAGCGCTTCCATGAACTGCAAGCTGGCCATCATGATGATTAAGACCGGTCTGGATGCGGCCGCGGCAGAGCAAGCGCTGGAACAATGCGAGGGCAGCTTGAAGAAAGCGATCGGCATGTTTACAAAAGTGGTGTAA
- a CDS encoding carbohydrate ABC transporter permease has translation MAQLTKPLKRRKIRGDSGWGYAFIAVALVVFAVFTAYPVVSAFIISFQDYKPLGSTFIGFDNYINSFKDPLFWKSIVNTAVYTVLTVPVALIISFVVAILILPLNKKLQTTFKAVYYLPAVASGVAMSVVWLWIFDPMEAGILNQLLGLFGISNLNWLGSSSTSMFSLVLMSWLASHGTAIIIYLAALLGIDDSYYEAAELDGASFLKKLWYIVIPFLKPTTLFLLVTGVIGSFQVFQNAYLMTGGGPDNSTTMVGLLIFNNAFKYFEFGKAAAQSLVLAAIIAIISFIQFKFMGKDVEY, from the coding sequence ATGGCCCAATTAACGAAGCCGTTGAAGAGACGGAAAATTAGAGGAGATTCAGGCTGGGGATATGCGTTTATCGCCGTTGCCCTGGTTGTATTCGCCGTATTTACGGCCTATCCGGTTGTCAGCGCCTTTATTATCAGCTTCCAGGATTATAAGCCGCTAGGCTCTACGTTTATCGGTTTTGACAATTATATTAATTCCTTCAAGGATCCGCTGTTTTGGAAATCGATCGTCAATACGGCCGTCTATACGGTGTTGACGGTTCCCGTGGCCTTGATTATCTCCTTTGTCGTGGCCATTCTTATTTTGCCGCTGAATAAGAAGCTGCAGACGACGTTCAAGGCGGTATATTATTTGCCGGCCGTCGCGTCCGGGGTGGCGATGTCTGTCGTATGGCTGTGGATCTTCGATCCGATGGAAGCGGGAATTTTGAACCAGCTGCTTGGCCTGTTCGGCATCAGCAATTTGAACTGGCTCGGCTCAAGCTCGACGTCGATGTTCTCTCTCGTCCTGATGTCCTGGCTGGCAAGCCATGGCACGGCCATTATTATTTACTTGGCGGCCCTGCTCGGCATTGATGACAGTTATTATGAGGCAGCGGAATTGGATGGGGCATCCTTTTTGAAGAAGCTATGGTATATCGTAATTCCTTTTTTGAAGCCAACAACGTTGTTTTTGCTCGTAACCGGTGTTATCGGTTCCTTTCAAGTGTTCCAGAACGCTTATCTGATGACGGGCGGCGGCCCGGACAATTCAACGACAATGGTTGGGTTGCTTATTTTCAACAACGCATTTAAGTACTTTGAATTCGGGAAGGCTGCAGCCCAATCTTTGGTGCTGGCCGCCATTATTGCGATCATTTCGTTCATTCAATTTAAATTTATGGGCAAAGACGTGGAATATTAA
- a CDS encoding MurR/RpiR family transcriptional regulator gives MSIHDNILIKIRDMKDSLTPVERTVAEYVLNNLEEIPHLSIKSLAQLTKTSDASVLRFCKTMGYTGYRSFIVSISASLGSMEDEQKDQYTDIQPGDDLNTIISNISRNNSKSIEDTLCVIDRKEVERAVKVLRESRRIVFFGIGASGLVGIDAEQKFSRINKICHAYTDGHSQLTAATLLEKNDVAIFISNSGNTADILDALDIAKKNGACIIAITKYTKSPLAENAHIVLSISTPEITIRSGAMGSRIAMLTVIDILFAGVASAEYKHVKKYLTKTHNILASKHR, from the coding sequence ATGTCAATCCACGACAATATTTTAATTAAGATTCGTGACATGAAGGACAGCCTGACGCCGGTAGAAAGGACAGTCGCAGAGTATGTGCTGAACAATTTGGAGGAGATTCCGCATCTCTCCATCAAGAGTCTGGCTCAGTTGACGAAGACGAGTGACGCATCCGTTCTCCGTTTTTGCAAGACGATGGGCTATACCGGATACCGCAGCTTTATTGTCAGTATTTCCGCTTCGCTTGGTTCGATGGAGGATGAGCAAAAAGATCAGTATACGGATATTCAGCCTGGAGATGATCTGAATACGATTATCTCGAATATTTCTCGCAATAATAGCAAGTCTATCGAGGATACGCTTTGTGTGATTGATAGAAAAGAAGTCGAGCGCGCGGTGAAGGTGCTGCGGGAAAGCCGGCGGATCGTGTTTTTTGGCATCGGCGCTTCCGGTCTGGTCGGGATCGATGCGGAGCAGAAATTTTCGCGCATTAATAAGATTTGCCATGCATACACCGACGGCCATAGCCAGCTTACCGCGGCGACGCTACTGGAGAAAAACGACGTGGCGATCTTTATCTCGAATTCCGGCAATACGGCCGATATTCTCGATGCGCTGGACATCGCCAAAAAGAACGGCGCCTGCATCATCGCGATTACGAAGTATACGAAAAGCCCGTTGGCGGAAAACGCCCATATCGTGCTGAGCATTTCCACGCCCGAGATCACGATCCGCAGCGGCGCCATGGGATCGCGGATTGCCATGCTGACGGTGATCGATATTTTGTTCGCCGGCGTGGCCAGCGCGGAATACAAGCATGTGAAGAAATATTTGACGAAGACGCACAATATACTGGCAAGCAAGCATCGCTAA
- the deoD gene encoding purine-nucleoside phosphorylase, giving the protein MSVHIGAPQGEIAEAILLPGDPIRARFIADTFLEEAHCYNAVRGMLGFTGKYKGKRVSVQGTGMGVPSISIYAHELIHEYGVKHMIRVGTCGAIQQNVGLRDIVIAMSASTSSAVNQRRFRGIDFAPTADFRFLKQAYDLSCEKKLPVKVGNVMTTDTFYMEDREEIQLWADYQILALEMETAALYTLAARHEVNALSILTVSNHVLTGEMTTAEERESTFTEMIELALDLAAAQE; this is encoded by the coding sequence ATGAGCGTACACATTGGCGCTCCGCAAGGTGAGATCGCCGAGGCGATTCTGCTGCCCGGCGATCCGATACGGGCCCGGTTTATTGCGGATACTTTTTTGGAAGAGGCGCATTGCTATAACGCGGTGCGCGGCATGCTCGGCTTTACGGGGAAGTACAAAGGGAAGCGGGTCTCCGTTCAAGGTACGGGAATGGGGGTGCCCTCCATCTCGATCTACGCGCATGAGCTGATTCACGAATACGGCGTCAAGCATATGATTCGCGTCGGCACCTGCGGAGCGATTCAGCAAAACGTGGGGCTGCGGGACATCGTGATCGCGATGAGCGCTTCCACGAGCTCGGCAGTGAACCAGCGCCGCTTCCGGGGCATTGACTTCGCGCCGACCGCCGATTTCCGCTTTCTGAAGCAGGCGTATGATCTGTCCTGTGAAAAGAAGCTGCCCGTCAAGGTCGGCAATGTGATGACGACCGATACGTTCTACATGGAGGACCGCGAAGAAATTCAGCTGTGGGCCGACTATCAAATTCTGGCGCTGGAAATGGAGACGGCGGCGCTCTATACGCTCGCTGCCCGGCATGAGGTGAACGCGCTGTCGATCTTGACCGTGTCGAACCACGTGCTGACGGGCGAGATGACGACCGCCGAGGAGCGGGAGAGCACCTTCACCGAGATGATTGAGCTCGCCCTGGATCTGGCGGCGGCGCAGGAGTAA
- a CDS encoding carbohydrate ABC transporter permease has protein sequence MSLYHSHNGNVAVKYIRNAVIITVLLLFALATIFPIYFMIISSFGDPVEAGAMSYSLFPTKFTLESYKFFFEYSEHSFRWLLNSLFVASVVTVSNVFFASMAGYAFSKIKFKGRTALFTLLLIAMMIPYQVSQVPLYILIVNIFQIQNTYSALIMPGLVTVYNIFLAKQFMSSIPTEVLECAKIEGCNQLQVYFKIILPLSKTVLAVMAILTFMDSWNTFFWPFLVTNTMDMQTIQVGLKNFRFANTTYFAPMMAGATISALPMFILFFSLQKYFLKGVTVGAVKG, from the coding sequence ATGTCACTCTATCATTCACATAATGGAAATGTGGCAGTCAAATATATTAGAAATGCTGTCATCATTACCGTACTTTTGCTTTTTGCTTTGGCCACGATCTTCCCTATCTATTTTATGATTATTTCTTCCTTCGGGGATCCTGTGGAAGCCGGTGCGATGAGCTACTCGCTCTTTCCGACCAAGTTCACTCTGGAATCATACAAGTTCTTTTTCGAATATAGCGAGCATTCCTTTCGCTGGCTGTTAAATTCCTTGTTTGTGGCAAGTGTCGTGACGGTGTCGAACGTGTTTTTTGCGAGCATGGCCGGATACGCCTTCTCCAAAATCAAATTCAAGGGCAGAACGGCGCTGTTCACCCTGCTGTTAATAGCGATGATGATTCCGTATCAGGTATCGCAAGTGCCATTGTACATTTTGATCGTCAACATTTTCCAAATCCAGAATACGTACAGTGCCTTAATCATGCCTGGTCTCGTTACCGTATATAATATTTTCCTTGCGAAGCAGTTCATGAGCAGCATTCCGACCGAGGTGCTGGAATGCGCGAAGATTGAAGGCTGCAATCAGCTTCAGGTCTATTTCAAGATCATACTGCCGCTGTCGAAAACGGTGTTGGCCGTCATGGCGATTCTCACCTTCATGGATAGCTGGAACACCTTCTTCTGGCCGTTCCTCGTCACGAATACGATGGATATGCAGACGATTCAGGTAGGCCTTAAAAACTTCCGCTTCGCCAACACGACATACTTTGCGCCGATGATGGCGGGCGCTACGATCTCTGCGCTGCCGATGTTCATTCTCTTCTTCAGCTTGCAGAAGTATTTCCTGAAGGGGGTCACGGTAGGCGCGGTCAAAGGTTAA
- a CDS encoding ABC transporter substrate-binding protein, producing the protein MRKLRVLASILALTLALSSLTACGSSNNDAKSPDAGANGGNSAKDTITALLPPVSGNFQDNFKQMEKEFNELYPDLTLKIEPASWEDMTQKLDTQVNAGSPPDIAFIGSAGIPKYIQQGMLMDISDIATPEMIADYDEIPLEYMKSGDGLYGFPAYMEVHALGGNREFLEQAGIDWKKVQKEGWTFEQFREDVKKGVVKDGDKTSRYGFVFATAGVASKDYLAILLKNAGMPAAFDKDLKYAYTSKNFLEVLKAIRVLIDDGSMPKELSSVDAGKRWNMFLTGQTMITGKGLATFENNANQNNEKIEKKDGSEVKGSIPVDYIVLPVPTFLGEKQQASVAVDGYVTFRGKQEPTPEHKANVVKAAYFLASGKVAATTNNDLFAAHITESGRKAAESMPIERNEFNKEAVETLLKQATPARPDIPTDLGAKAIKLEDEVIIPKLQALIANEISPEQMYDAVKSAAVAAFGEDGVVKD; encoded by the coding sequence ATGAGGAAATTGCGTGTATTGGCATCCATTTTGGCATTAACCTTGGCTTTGTCCTCTTTAACGGCATGCGGAAGCTCGAATAATGATGCGAAATCGCCAGATGCGGGCGCTAACGGAGGGAACAGTGCAAAAGATACGATAACCGCATTGCTCCCGCCAGTGTCTGGCAATTTCCAAGATAATTTCAAGCAAATGGAGAAGGAATTCAATGAATTGTATCCGGACCTGACGTTGAAGATCGAGCCGGCAAGCTGGGAAGACATGACGCAGAAGCTGGATACGCAAGTGAACGCGGGCAGCCCGCCGGATATTGCGTTCATCGGTTCGGCCGGAATTCCGAAATATATTCAGCAAGGCATGCTGATGGATATTAGCGATATTGCCACGCCAGAAATGATTGCGGATTACGATGAAATTCCATTGGAATATATGAAGAGCGGTGACGGATTATACGGCTTCCCGGCGTATATGGAGGTCCACGCGCTTGGGGGCAACCGAGAGTTCCTGGAGCAAGCGGGCATCGATTGGAAGAAGGTGCAGAAGGAAGGCTGGACGTTCGAGCAATTCCGTGAAGATGTCAAAAAAGGCGTCGTGAAGGATGGCGACAAAACGTCCCGTTACGGCTTCGTATTTGCGACGGCGGGCGTAGCGTCCAAGGACTACTTGGCTATTCTGCTCAAAAATGCGGGCATGCCGGCCGCGTTCGACAAAGATCTGAAATATGCGTATACGAGCAAAAACTTCCTGGAAGTGCTGAAAGCGATTCGCGTGCTCATTGATGACGGTTCCATGCCGAAGGAGCTCAGCTCGGTCGATGCAGGGAAACGCTGGAATATGTTCCTGACAGGTCAAACGATGATTACAGGCAAAGGCCTGGCCACTTTCGAAAATAACGCGAACCAAAATAACGAAAAGATCGAGAAAAAAGACGGCAGTGAAGTCAAAGGAAGCATCCCGGTCGATTATATCGTATTGCCGGTTCCTACCTTCTTGGGCGAGAAGCAGCAGGCAAGCGTCGCGGTTGACGGTTATGTAACCTTCCGCGGCAAGCAGGAGCCGACGCCTGAGCATAAGGCCAATGTCGTCAAAGCAGCTTACTTCTTGGCCAGCGGCAAGGTTGCGGCCACGACGAACAATGATCTCTTCGCCGCCCATATTACCGAGTCCGGCAGAAAAGCGGCGGAAAGCATGCCAATTGAAAGAAACGAGTTCAATAAAGAGGCTGTAGAAACATTGCTCAAGCAAGCAACGCCGGCACGTCCGGATATTCCGACGGATCTGGGCGCCAAGGCGATTAAGCTCGAGGACGAAGTGATTATTCCGAAGCTTCAAGCCTTGATCGCCAACGAGATTTCGCCAGAGCAAATGTATGATGCGGTGAAATCGGCAGCCGTCGCCGCATTCGGCGAAGACGGAGTTGTCAAAGACTAG
- a CDS encoding bifunctional metallophosphatase/5'-nucleotidase, with amino-acid sequence MKAASFLVTGALGMLFSASAFAAPLHPVEHNEWMQQKHIIAGYEQGDLRLERPVSLGEAVALIARGTGAAIPEQKGYWAQSYLDWAAGQGAITEKESADDRQAPSAERLAEIAQKLGVALELPAGTSVTREQFTEALGAALTEHITIAHTNDVHGHIQEDQKGKEFGYAKIATLIKEWEKENKNFLLMDAGDTFQGTIYTNQFKGESILPILNSLGYTAMAAGNHEFDFGYEQLLKLRDQLKYPMISANVFKADGTNLLVPTFQTEVGGETFAFIGFVAEETPIVTHPNNVKGLTFKDPVDIARELVPEMKKEADHVIIVSHIGVDKDREIAKNVSGIDLIIGGHSHTPLHTPEVVNGTYIVQDWEYGKSLGRVDLFYYNKELVGFSGGLVEYDESVKADPEIEKLVQEVVAKVEESMKAVVGKTEVDLDGERTQVRAKETNLGNFIADALIAKTKTIKGYEADVALVNGGGIRASKQAGDMTKKDLYSILPFPNTLTIVEATGADLKAALEVSVRGAENTDDLPGSFLQVGGMSFVYDVKKPAGERVTEVKVGGLPLDPEKTYKVATNDFITSGGDGYSMLKKDQVLDTGYTFYDIVEEYLENNKVIHPKVENRIVRVN; translated from the coding sequence ATGAAAGCGGCTTCATTTCTCGTGACCGGCGCATTGGGGATGCTGTTCTCGGCATCGGCCTTTGCCGCTCCGCTCCATCCGGTGGAGCACAATGAATGGATGCAGCAGAAGCATATTATTGCAGGCTATGAGCAAGGGGATCTGCGACTCGAGCGCCCTGTGTCGTTGGGGGAAGCCGTCGCGCTGATTGCGAGAGGCACCGGGGCGGCGATTCCGGAGCAGAAGGGCTATTGGGCGCAGAGCTATCTTGACTGGGCTGCCGGACAGGGCGCGATTACGGAGAAGGAGAGCGCCGATGACAGACAGGCGCCTTCCGCCGAACGCCTGGCCGAGATTGCGCAGAAGCTGGGCGTTGCGCTGGAGCTGCCTGCGGGCACCTCAGTCACCCGCGAGCAATTTACGGAAGCATTGGGAGCCGCGCTGACGGAGCATATTACGATTGCCCATACGAATGATGTGCACGGCCACATTCAGGAAGATCAAAAGGGCAAGGAGTTCGGCTACGCCAAAATCGCTACGCTCATCAAGGAATGGGAGAAGGAGAACAAGAATTTCCTCTTGATGGATGCGGGAGATACGTTCCAGGGCACGATCTATACGAACCAGTTCAAGGGAGAATCGATCCTTCCGATTCTCAATTCGCTCGGCTACACGGCGATGGCTGCCGGGAACCACGAATTTGATTTCGGCTACGAGCAGCTGCTGAAGCTTCGCGATCAGCTGAAGTATCCGATGATTAGCGCCAACGTCTTCAAGGCGGACGGCACCAACTTGCTCGTGCCGACGTTCCAGACCGAGGTAGGGGGCGAGACGTTCGCCTTCATCGGCTTCGTCGCGGAAGAGACGCCGATCGTGACGCATCCGAACAACGTGAAGGGGCTGACGTTCAAGGATCCGGTTGATATCGCCAGGGAGCTGGTACCGGAGATGAAGAAGGAAGCCGATCATGTCATTATCGTCTCGCATATCGGCGTGGACAAAGACCGGGAGATCGCGAAGAACGTCTCGGGCATCGACCTCATCATCGGCGGCCATTCCCATACGCCGCTTCATACGCCGGAAGTCGTGAACGGCACCTATATCGTACAGGACTGGGAGTACGGCAAATCATTGGGCCGTGTCGATCTGTTCTATTATAACAAGGAGCTTGTCGGCTTCAGCGGAGGGCTGGTCGAGTATGACGAGAGCGTGAAGGCGGATCCGGAGATCGAGAAGCTGGTGCAAGAGGTCGTGGCCAAGGTCGAGGAATCGATGAAGGCCGTCGTCGGCAAGACGGAGGTCGATTTGGACGGCGAACGGACGCAGGTCCGGGCGAAGGAGACCAATCTGGGTAACTTCATTGCCGATGCGCTTATCGCCAAGACGAAGACGATTAAGGGCTATGAAGCCGATGTGGCGCTGGTCAACGGCGGGGGCATCCGTGCCAGCAAGCAGGCGGGAGACATGACGAAGAAGGATCTCTACTCCATTCTGCCGTTCCCGAATACGCTGACCATCGTGGAGGCGACCGGAGCCGATCTGAAGGCTGCGTTGGAAGTGTCGGTCAGAGGAGCGGAGAATACCGACGATCTGCCGGGCTCCTTCCTTCAGGTAGGCGGCATGTCCTTCGTCTATGACGTGAAGAAGCCGGCTGGCGAACGGGTCACCGAGGTGAAGGTCGGCGGGCTGCCGCTCGACCCGGAGAAGACGTACAAGGTGGCGACGAATGACTTCATTACCTCCGGCGGAGACGGATACTCGATGCTGAAGAAGGATCAGGTGCTGGATACCGGCTATACCTTCTATGACATCGTAGAAGAATACTTGGAGAACAACAAGGTCATTCATCCAAAAGTAGAGAACCGCATTGTAAGAGTCAACTAA
- a CDS encoding sugar-binding transcriptional regulator, whose amino-acid sequence MDQEKIKKMIDAAKMYYFMDCSQQDIADKLGVSRPTVSRFLQQAREDGLVQIRILDPSEDTHRLAYQLKDKYRLKKAIVVPVPHYEEELIGEYLAEDASRYLDELVTDGDTIALAWGETIYQVAKKLNHKHVSHVNVVQWQGGVSQSGANTYSCEIMQLFGSAYHTSPYFLPLPVIVDHPLVKQAIESERHMRAVLDMGEQANIALYSVGVPVPNSPVLPVQYFTEEEAKELASAACGEIGARFYDADGRICLPELDARTIGIPLDSLARKEHSILVAGGPGKVEAIFGALQGGYANVLITDQFTAKSLADKEQEQLHREGTSSSFPLSSIPLY is encoded by the coding sequence ATGGATCAAGAGAAAATCAAAAAAATGATTGATGCTGCGAAAATGTATTATTTCATGGATTGCAGCCAGCAGGATATCGCGGACAAGCTCGGCGTGTCCCGGCCTACGGTCTCCCGATTTCTGCAGCAGGCGCGGGAGGACGGATTGGTGCAGATTCGTATTCTGGATCCGTCCGAGGATACGCACCGGCTTGCCTACCAGTTGAAGGACAAATACCGCTTGAAAAAGGCGATTGTCGTTCCGGTGCCTCACTATGAGGAGGAACTGATCGGAGAGTATTTGGCCGAGGATGCCTCGCGCTATCTGGATGAGCTGGTCACCGATGGAGATACGATTGCATTGGCTTGGGGAGAGACGATTTATCAGGTAGCGAAAAAGTTGAACCATAAGCATGTAAGCCATGTCAATGTCGTGCAGTGGCAAGGCGGCGTAAGCCAGTCAGGAGCGAATACCTATAGCTGCGAGATTATGCAGCTATTTGGCAGCGCTTATCATACGTCTCCTTATTTCCTGCCCCTTCCCGTCATCGTGGATCACCCGTTGGTGAAGCAGGCGATAGAGTCCGAGCGCCATATGCGCGCCGTTCTGGACATGGGGGAACAGGCGAATATCGCCCTGTACAGCGTAGGCGTTCCTGTGCCGAATTCTCCGGTTTTACCGGTGCAATACTTTACCGAAGAAGAGGCGAAAGAATTGGCAAGCGCGGCTTGCGGAGAGATTGGCGCCCGGTTCTACGATGCCGATGGCCGGATCTGTCTGCCTGAACTGGATGCGCGGACGATCGGGATCCCGCTCGATTCGCTCGCCCGGAAGGAGCATTCCATCCTTGTGGCCGGCGGACCGGGCAAGGTGGAGGCGATATTCGGCGCGCTGCAGGGAGGTTATGCGAACGTGCTCATTACCGATCAGTTCACGGCCAAATCTCTTGCCGACAAGGAGCAGGAGCAGCTTCATCGGGAGGGGACTTCCTCTTCCTTCCCTCTCTCTAGCATTCCTCTGTACTGA